The window ATCTGCTGCACACATGGCCATAATCACATCACCATCAAGGACCTGACCCTTTTCATCAACAACGATCAGCCGGTCGGCGTCACCATCAAGAGCCAGTCCGATGTCAGCATGCTCTTCAACAACCCTCTGTCCAAGAATCTCGGGGTAGAGAGAGCCGCATTTATCGTTAATATTAAGTCCATCAGGCTTGTCGCCGATACGCACAACTTCCGCCCCCAGCTCTTCAAACATATGTCCGAGACTGTAGGCTGCACCGTTGGCGCAATCCAGAACAAGTTTAACCCCATTCAGGGTCATATCCTGCGGAAAGCTGTACTTAAGATAAACAATGTAGCGCCCGCGAGCATCTTCAATCTTGTAAGCACGGCCCACTTTTTCCGACTGGGGATAATCCCACTGGGTATCCTGCGAAAGGACCATATCAGCAATTTCGTCTTCAACCGCATCGGGAAGTTTGTAACCGCATGAATCGAAGAATTTAATCCCGTTATCCATAAACGGATTGTGAGAGGCGGAAATGACAATACCGAGATCCGCACGCATGTTGCGGGTCAGGAAGGACACTGCCGGGGTAGGCATGGGACCAACCTGAAAAACATCCATACCCATAGCGCAAAGCCCCGCAGTAAGTGCGGATTCGAACACATACCCGGAAAGGCGGGTATCTTTACCGATAATAACTTTATGACGCTGTTTTCCGTTCCTGAAGTAAGAACCTGCGGCAAGGCCCATACGCAGAGCAACCTCTGCGGTCATGGGAAAAATATTTACCTGGCCGCGCAGACCGTCAGTTCCGAACAAACGTTTATTCATCCATCTCTCCAAAAATATGCAGGCCGTTCAAAAAACTTACGGCTCCTGCCTCGATATAGTTACGGTTATTGCTTCAGGCTTTCTCTTTTTAACAGAGCACCCTTTGGGCAGGGTAACCTCATAAGGTACGACATTATCACCATCTTGAATTGTCGCGCTCAAATCTATTGAAGCAGTAATCTCATCTCTGAATCCTTTTTTCCTGAAGAAGGGTTTTGGACCTTCCACAAGCAGCCTGACGTAATTCTGGCTGGCCGCAAAGTCAATATCATCCGGGCTTAAAATGTAAAGAGGTACCTTGACCCACATTTTTCCTGAACGGACCGCAAAATCAAGAGAAACACTTACCAGCCCCGGATTAGATTCCACAGTCTCCGGTAATTGCAGGGGAAGTTCGCCGTGCCAGTTACCGGGAGAATCAGTATCAAGCATGATGGGCTGGGTTCTGACCTGAGCAATTTTTTTCAAAACAGAAGCAGGACCGCGCAAGGTTACTTCGTCAGGTTCGCTATACTTTTTCTTCAAAGTATAATCGCGATGCAAGTCCCCATCCCACGTAGGAATAACCCGGACCCGCTTTTTCACAAACATATCCATCACCAAATTGATATTGGAAGGATTAAGCTCCACAACCTCAAGCGCGCTGCCGAGTCCCAGATTTTCCGGTACTATATTGATCGGGTTGTTACCCACAACAAGATGTCCGGTATCAAGCGAATAAGCTATTTTCTTGGTGTCCAGATTACGGATCAACCCTTTAGGGCCACGCAAACGCACTGAGACCTTGCTAATCATGCCGTCACGAATGATCATTCCCTGCGGAGGATTAATAATCTCCAGCGGAAATTCTACCCATGTCTCAACCAGGTCTCGCCCGGTAACCAGATACCAGGTCAAAACTGACATCATGAGTGCTATGGCGGCTATTTTCCAGTGCTGTATTTTCATAAGCATCAAGTCAAAACGTTTTTCAAAACACGTTTAAGGCGGATAATATCAAGACTGGTGGTAAGTTTTCCACCAATAGCCGCAGACATGGTCCCTCTTTCCTCAGAAACAACAAGGGCAATAGCGTCGGTTTCCTCACTGATGCCCAAAGCAGCTCTATGCCGGGTTCCGATGGCACTCTGACGTGTTGAAACCTGTGCCAGAGGGAGAATACAGGAAGCTGCAACTATCTTATTTGAATTGATGACCACCGCCCCGTCATGCAACGGGGTATCCGGCCAAAAAATATTGATCAATAGCTGCTTGCTGACCTGACCATTAACTTCAACCCCTTTTTCAAGGATATCCCCCAAGGGAACGTTTTTCTGGATAACAAGCAATGCCCCGATCTTCTGACGGGCCATGGAATCCATAGCTGAACAGATTTCATCAATGACAGCTATTTCGAAATCCTTCTTACGCCATAAACGGCCTGCGCCCATCTGGGCCAGACCTTTACGGATGTCCCGCTGAAAAAGGACAATAATTACAAGAAAAATTGAACTCAGGAAGTTGGTCAGCAGCCAGTTAAGGGTATAAAGACCGAAAACATCGGAGATATAATAGACCAGTAGGACCAGCAGCAGCCCCCAGATAACGGCAGCCGCACGGGTACCACGCACCAGCAGAATGATGTAAAAATAGACAATCGCCACCAGACCGATGTCCAGCAGTTCTTTCCAGGAAATTTGAAAGCCCAGAAATTCAAACATCAATAATCTCCGCCGATCTCCTTCACTATTTTCAATGTCTGACTGGTCAGACCGACTTCATGCACCCGGTGGATAGGCACCCCACGGGCAGCAAGAACTGCTGTTGCGGCCTGAGTAGCATTCTGCCGCTCATCGGCTTCCAGTCCCAGAAGCTTACCCCAGAGAGACTTGTTGGAAAGCCCCATATAAATGGGAAACCCCAGTTCCATGAATCGGTCAATCCTGCGCAGGATTACGAGATTATGCTCAAGAGTCTTTCCAAAGCCTATGCCGGGATCAAGCACTATACGATTTTCAGGTAAACCCGACTTCACGAGTCTTTCAAGACTTTTTTCAAAAAATGTCAAAATATCTTCTATGACATTATCATAACTCGGCGACAATTGCATCTCTTCCGGTGTTCCCTGACTATGCATAAGTACATATCCGGGCTTAAGATCAGCCACAACATCAAGAAGAACCGGGTCCTGCGTAAAAGCT is drawn from Desulfovibrio sp. JC022 and contains these coding sequences:
- the glmM gene encoding phosphoglucosamine mutase produces the protein MNKRLFGTDGLRGQVNIFPMTAEVALRMGLAAGSYFRNGKQRHKVIIGKDTRLSGYVFESALTAGLCAMGMDVFQVGPMPTPAVSFLTRNMRADLGIVISASHNPFMDNGIKFFDSCGYKLPDAVEDEIADMVLSQDTQWDYPQSEKVGRAYKIEDARGRYIVYLKYSFPQDMTLNGVKLVLDCANGAAYSLGHMFEELGAEVVRIGDKPDGLNINDKCGSLYPEILGQRVVEEHADIGLALDGDADRLIVVDEKGQVLDGDVIMAMCAADLMERDKLAHNMLVSTVMSNMALENFMKENGGTLLRTPVGDRYVVEAMRREGAILGGEQSGHLIFKEFSTTGDGLLAALQLLRILCAKNRPLSELSGLLELYPQKLQNVHVKRKRPFEEVPAVQDALKQVEQELAGKGRVLLRYSGTESVARVMVEAEDSSKVELYTSELAGVLEEHLR
- a CDS encoding CdaR family protein — translated: MLMKIQHWKIAAIALMMSVLTWYLVTGRDLVETWVEFPLEIINPPQGMIIRDGMISKVSVRLRGPKGLIRNLDTKKIAYSLDTGHLVVGNNPINIVPENLGLGSALEVVELNPSNINLVMDMFVKKRVRVIPTWDGDLHRDYTLKKKYSEPDEVTLRGPASVLKKIAQVRTQPIMLDTDSPGNWHGELPLQLPETVESNPGLVSVSLDFAVRSGKMWVKVPLYILSPDDIDFAASQNYVRLLVEGPKPFFRKKGFRDEITASIDLSATIQDGDNVVPYEVTLPKGCSVKKRKPEAITVTISRQEP
- the cdaA gene encoding diadenylate cyclase CdaA, with the protein product MFEFLGFQISWKELLDIGLVAIVYFYIILLVRGTRAAAVIWGLLLVLLVYYISDVFGLYTLNWLLTNFLSSIFLVIIVLFQRDIRKGLAQMGAGRLWRKKDFEIAVIDEICSAMDSMARQKIGALLVIQKNVPLGDILEKGVEVNGQVSKQLLINIFWPDTPLHDGAVVINSNKIVAASCILPLAQVSTRQSAIGTRHRAALGISEETDAIALVVSEERGTMSAAIGGKLTTSLDIIRLKRVLKNVLT
- the folP gene encoding dihydropteroate synthase, whose amino-acid sequence is MSRNYSWTVKGGRALGPAPFFIAGIVNVTPDSFYDGGKNYDPQQAVEHGRLLAAQGADILDVGGESTRPFADPVSLEDELARVVPVISELSRDHVVSIDTVKSEVARVSVEAGAAIVNDVSAFTQDPVLLDVVADLKPGYVLMHSQGTPEEMQLSPSYDNVIEDILTFFEKSLERLVKSGLPENRIVLDPGIGFGKTLEHNLVILRRIDRFMELGFPIYMGLSNKSLWGKLLGLEADERQNATQAATAVLAARGVPIHRVHEVGLTSQTLKIVKEIGGDY